Proteins found in one Stigmatella aurantiaca genomic segment:
- the mxcG gene encoding myxochelin non-ribosomal peptide synthetase MxcG — protein MRDSQETRQPLSAAQHGIWLGQQLDLKSPVYNAGECIEILGAVDPALFEAAVRQAVREAEALHVRFVNGESGPQQVLGSQTDWALHLADVSGAADPWAEVQAWMKVDLSRTVELSQGPLFAHALLKAGPQRFFWFQRAHHIALDGFGFSLMARRVAEVYTAKAAGRPVTGGFGPFQAVLDEDVAYRNGPQSALDRAFWTERFADRPSPVSLASPAPMSSTFVRQTRVLPPQMMERLQAASKTAGLSWPDLMLAATAVYLHRLTDAAEVVLGLPVMNRLGTAALRVPSMAMNIVPLRVPVRPEASLLDVARGVAAEVRAMRPHLRYRYEQLRRDLKLVGGQRRLFGPVVNIMPFDYALRFAGMPTVAHNISAGPVEDLSIGLYARSDGQGMRMDFDANPACYEAQDLNAHQGAFVELLEALAAEPGLAVGQAKTPATRRLPSAASTDADALASSVLDGGPLPVPARPVLELITQRAHETPDAIAVEHGQHQLSYRDLLQHAQALSAQLVQEGVQPNTPVAVMLPRGLDAIVASLGVLFSGAGYLPLDPQGPSSRTAAILEDAKPTLILQRASSEADPMARGNIVLRRNEAAPAAAPAPVQTEGERLAYVIYTSGSTGQPNGVQITQDALAHFVAGATHRYGVQRGDRVLQFAPLHFDASVEEIFLTLCAGAKLVLRTEEMLQSVSRLLDACAEHGITVLDLPTAFWHELAYSVSTGAARLPPSIRLVIIGGEAALPERVARWRAAAGSEVLLLNTYGPTEATVVATTATLSGPPSAGAPEEEIPIGRPLPGVRTALIDAQGKLAAPGTEGELYLLGGGLARGYLGRPELNAARFTSLGVLPGNPRAYRTGDKARVRADGQLVFAGRVDDEFKISGHRIDPTEIETVLLAHAGVRDAAVVGQILPGGTRRLCAHIVAGTPAPASAELRRHLLAELPAAMVPSAFVFSERLPRTSTGKVDRNALRLVMPPEDTGATAATTGFERLVLQVWEQVLGLSGMSAQDDFFELGGQSLQTIQVANRLGVALGREVPVATVFRYPTAAALAQALEHGEQNGTEGGGLSAAMLADAELPEDCVPWFQKPGTPAAPVPSPSTPWRQVLLTGATGFVGAHLLDQLLRQTQARVICLVRARDEAHAMERLRESMAGQRLSTASLSERVMAVPADLGQPWLGLSSARFHSLAAECDALIHNAAVVSVVREYGSLQATNVRGTRELLRLAAAVKPKPLHYVSTVAVAPQANLSPEVPEAFVPAHPGLRDGYQQSKWVAERLMEQASVRGLPVSVYRLGRVSGAVDSGIVNPQDLVWRILLAGIPAGTLPQLDVGEVWTPVDYVASALVRLSLVSPGGGVFNLTPVPEVRLPDVFGWVRDYGYPVELSPLPEWRTRVAQAQGSADSSTTLAFFDLRAGASEPTFGLGTLRSERVLHALSGSGLSCHRTERQLFHRYLDYCVEQGLLQRPPKHR, from the coding sequence ATGCGGGATTCACAGGAAACACGCCAGCCGCTGTCGGCGGCCCAGCACGGCATCTGGCTGGGCCAGCAGCTCGATCTCAAGAGCCCGGTGTACAACGCCGGCGAGTGCATCGAGATCCTCGGCGCCGTGGATCCCGCGCTCTTCGAAGCGGCGGTCCGCCAGGCGGTCCGTGAGGCCGAGGCGCTGCACGTGCGCTTCGTGAACGGCGAGAGCGGTCCTCAGCAGGTGCTTGGCTCCCAGACGGACTGGGCCCTCCACCTGGCCGACGTCAGCGGGGCGGCGGACCCCTGGGCGGAAGTGCAGGCCTGGATGAAGGTGGATCTCTCCCGGACGGTGGAGCTCAGCCAGGGGCCCCTCTTCGCACACGCCCTGCTCAAGGCCGGTCCCCAGCGGTTCTTCTGGTTTCAGCGGGCCCACCACATCGCCCTGGATGGCTTCGGCTTCTCGCTGATGGCCCGGCGCGTGGCCGAGGTCTACACCGCGAAGGCCGCGGGCCGCCCCGTGACGGGCGGCTTCGGCCCGTTCCAAGCCGTGCTGGACGAGGACGTGGCGTACCGCAACGGCCCCCAGTCCGCGCTCGACCGGGCCTTCTGGACGGAGCGCTTCGCCGACCGGCCCTCTCCGGTCAGCCTGGCGTCCCCCGCGCCCATGTCCTCCACCTTCGTGCGCCAGACCCGCGTCCTGCCCCCTCAGATGATGGAGCGGCTCCAGGCGGCGTCCAAGACGGCGGGCCTGAGCTGGCCGGATCTCATGCTCGCGGCCACGGCGGTCTACCTGCACCGGCTGACAGATGCGGCCGAAGTGGTGCTCGGCCTGCCGGTGATGAACCGGCTCGGCACGGCCGCGCTGCGCGTGCCCTCCATGGCCATGAACATCGTCCCCCTGCGCGTGCCCGTACGCCCCGAGGCCAGCCTCCTGGACGTGGCCCGTGGGGTGGCCGCGGAGGTCCGCGCCATGCGGCCCCACCTGCGCTACCGCTACGAGCAGCTCCGCCGCGACCTGAAGCTGGTGGGCGGACAGCGGCGGCTGTTTGGCCCCGTGGTCAACATCATGCCGTTTGACTACGCCCTGCGCTTCGCGGGGATGCCCACCGTCGCGCACAACATCTCCGCGGGCCCCGTGGAGGACCTCTCGATCGGCCTCTACGCCCGGTCGGACGGCCAGGGCATGCGGATGGACTTCGATGCCAACCCCGCCTGCTACGAGGCCCAGGACCTGAATGCCCACCAGGGCGCCTTCGTCGAGCTGCTGGAGGCACTCGCCGCGGAGCCCGGGCTGGCGGTGGGCCAGGCCAAGACCCCGGCGACGCGCCGGCTCCCGTCCGCGGCCAGCACGGACGCGGACGCCCTGGCCTCCTCCGTCCTCGATGGCGGACCGCTTCCCGTGCCCGCCCGTCCGGTCCTGGAGCTCATCACCCAGCGGGCCCACGAGACCCCGGACGCGATCGCGGTGGAGCATGGCCAGCACCAGCTGAGCTACCGGGACCTGCTCCAGCATGCGCAGGCGCTGTCCGCACAGCTCGTCCAGGAAGGGGTTCAGCCCAATACCCCGGTGGCGGTGATGCTGCCCCGTGGGCTCGATGCCATCGTGGCGAGCCTGGGCGTGCTGTTCTCCGGCGCGGGCTACCTGCCCCTCGATCCCCAGGGCCCCTCTTCCCGGACGGCGGCCATCCTCGAGGATGCGAAACCCACGCTCATCCTCCAGCGGGCCTCGTCCGAGGCGGACCCCATGGCCCGGGGAAACATCGTCCTTCGCAGGAACGAGGCGGCCCCGGCCGCTGCTCCGGCTCCGGTCCAGACCGAGGGCGAGCGCCTCGCCTACGTCATCTACACCTCTGGCTCGACGGGCCAGCCCAACGGCGTGCAGATCACCCAGGACGCCCTCGCCCACTTCGTGGCGGGCGCCACGCACCGCTATGGCGTACAGCGCGGCGACCGGGTGCTTCAGTTCGCCCCCCTGCACTTCGATGCCAGCGTGGAGGAGATCTTCCTGACCCTCTGCGCCGGCGCGAAGCTGGTGCTTCGCACCGAGGAGATGCTCCAGTCCGTGTCCCGGCTCCTCGATGCGTGCGCCGAGCACGGCATCACCGTGCTGGATCTGCCCACGGCGTTCTGGCACGAGCTGGCCTACAGCGTCTCGACGGGCGCGGCCCGGCTGCCCCCGTCCATCCGGCTGGTCATCATCGGTGGAGAAGCCGCGCTGCCGGAGCGGGTCGCGCGCTGGCGCGCCGCGGCCGGCTCGGAGGTGCTGCTGCTCAACACCTACGGCCCCACCGAGGCCACCGTGGTGGCCACCACGGCCACGCTGAGTGGACCGCCCTCCGCCGGAGCCCCCGAGGAGGAGATTCCCATCGGACGGCCCCTGCCGGGCGTGCGCACGGCGCTCATCGATGCGCAGGGGAAGCTCGCCGCCCCCGGCACCGAAGGCGAGCTGTACCTGCTGGGAGGCGGCCTGGCGCGTGGATACCTGGGACGCCCGGAGCTGAACGCCGCGCGCTTCACCTCGCTCGGCGTGCTGCCCGGCAACCCCCGCGCCTACCGTACCGGCGACAAGGCCCGGGTCCGTGCGGACGGGCAGCTCGTGTTCGCCGGCCGGGTCGATGACGAGTTCAAGATCAGCGGCCACCGCATCGATCCCACCGAGATCGAAACCGTGCTGCTAGCCCATGCGGGCGTGCGGGATGCCGCCGTGGTGGGCCAGATCCTCCCCGGAGGCACGCGCCGGCTGTGCGCGCACATCGTCGCCGGGACGCCTGCCCCGGCCAGCGCGGAGCTGCGCCGGCACCTGCTGGCGGAGCTGCCCGCGGCCATGGTCCCGAGCGCCTTCGTGTTCTCCGAGCGGCTGCCTCGCACCAGCACGGGCAAGGTGGACCGGAACGCGCTGCGGCTCGTGATGCCTCCCGAGGACACGGGCGCCACCGCCGCCACCACCGGGTTCGAGCGTTTGGTGCTCCAGGTGTGGGAGCAGGTCCTGGGGCTGAGCGGCATGTCCGCGCAGGACGACTTCTTCGAGCTGGGAGGGCAATCGCTCCAGACGATCCAGGTCGCCAACCGGCTCGGTGTCGCCCTGGGCCGGGAAGTGCCGGTGGCCACCGTATTCCGGTACCCGACCGCCGCCGCGCTGGCCCAGGCCCTGGAGCATGGGGAGCAGAACGGCACGGAAGGCGGTGGGCTGTCCGCGGCCATGCTCGCGGACGCGGAGCTTCCCGAGGACTGCGTTCCCTGGTTCCAGAAGCCGGGGACCCCGGCCGCGCCCGTCCCGAGCCCCTCCACCCCCTGGCGGCAGGTGCTGCTGACCGGGGCCACCGGCTTCGTGGGCGCGCACCTGCTCGACCAGTTGCTGCGCCAGACGCAGGCCCGGGTGATCTGCCTGGTTCGCGCCCGGGATGAAGCCCATGCCATGGAGCGGCTGCGCGAGAGCATGGCCGGCCAGCGCCTGTCCACGGCGAGCCTCTCCGAGCGGGTGATGGCCGTGCCCGCCGACCTGGGCCAGCCCTGGCTGGGGCTGAGCTCCGCGCGGTTCCACAGCCTGGCCGCCGAGTGTGACGCGCTCATCCACAACGCCGCCGTGGTCAGCGTCGTGCGCGAGTACGGCAGCCTCCAGGCCACCAACGTGCGCGGCACCCGCGAGCTGCTCCGGCTGGCGGCCGCCGTGAAGCCCAAGCCCCTGCACTACGTCTCGACCGTGGCCGTGGCCCCTCAGGCCAATCTCAGCCCGGAGGTTCCGGAGGCATTCGTCCCCGCCCACCCCGGCCTGCGCGATGGCTATCAGCAGAGCAAGTGGGTGGCGGAACGGCTCATGGAGCAAGCCTCGGTGCGCGGCCTGCCCGTCTCGGTCTACCGCCTGGGCCGGGTGTCTGGCGCCGTGGACAGCGGCATCGTCAATCCCCAGGATCTCGTCTGGCGCATCCTGCTGGCCGGGATTCCCGCCGGCACGTTGCCCCAGCTCGATGTGGGCGAAGTGTGGACACCGGTGGACTATGTCGCCAGCGCGCTCGTGCGCCTGTCACTGGTTTCACCTGGCGGCGGGGTGTTCAACCTCACCCCCGTACCCGAAGTGCGGCTGCCCGACGTGTTCGGCTGGGTCCGGGACTACGGTTACCCCGTCGAGCTGTCTCCGCTCCCCGAATGGCGTACCCGCGTGGCACAGGCCCAGGGAAGCGCGGACAGCAGCACCACGCTGGCCTTCTTCGATCTGCGCGCGGGGGCCTCGGAGCCCACCTTCGGCCTGGGCACCCTCCGCAGTGAGCGCGTGCTTCACGCCCTGTCCGGCAGTGGCCTCTCTTGTCACAGGACCGAGCGTCAATTGTTTCACCGATATTTGGACTACTGTGTTGAACAAGGTCTCCTTCAGAGACCTCCGAAACACCGGTAA
- a CDS encoding isochorismatase family protein, producing the protein MALPAIAPYRMPTAADLPANKVSWTPDPQRAVLLIHDMQRYFVEAFTSGASPVTELVANIRQLRQHCASLGIPVVYSAQPGGQTPEQRGLLLDFWGAGINGGPHQKQIIDALAPSEGDIVLTKWRYSAFNRTQLMDILRQGKRNQLIVCGIYAHIGCLQTASEAFMNEVQPFLVADGVADFSLENHQMALNYAARLCAVTATTQQLIEQLRPQAARAGAPLSRQQIRADVLELLQQEGAPGDDENLLERGLDSIRLMSLVERWRNAGTEVTFVELAERPTLNDWYAMLTSTAQPPMQVAAALQHGIRPNA; encoded by the coding sequence ATGGCACTGCCCGCCATCGCCCCCTATCGCATGCCCACCGCGGCCGACCTGCCCGCGAACAAGGTGTCCTGGACCCCCGATCCCCAGCGCGCCGTCCTGCTCATCCACGACATGCAGCGCTACTTCGTGGAGGCCTTCACCAGCGGGGCCTCGCCCGTGACCGAGCTCGTGGCGAACATCCGCCAGCTGCGGCAGCACTGCGCCTCGCTGGGAATCCCCGTGGTGTACTCGGCCCAGCCGGGCGGGCAGACGCCCGAGCAGCGCGGCCTGCTGCTGGACTTCTGGGGCGCGGGCATCAACGGCGGCCCGCATCAGAAGCAGATCATCGACGCGCTGGCGCCCTCCGAGGGGGACATCGTCCTCACCAAGTGGCGCTACAGCGCGTTCAACCGGACGCAGCTGATGGACATCCTGCGCCAGGGCAAGCGCAACCAGCTGATCGTCTGCGGCATCTACGCGCACATCGGCTGCCTCCAGACCGCCAGCGAGGCCTTCATGAACGAGGTGCAGCCGTTCCTCGTGGCCGACGGCGTGGCCGACTTCTCCCTGGAGAACCACCAGATGGCGCTGAACTACGCGGCGCGGCTGTGCGCCGTCACCGCCACCACGCAGCAGCTCATCGAGCAGCTGCGGCCCCAGGCCGCCCGCGCCGGTGCGCCGCTGAGCCGTCAGCAGATCCGCGCGGATGTCCTCGAGCTGCTCCAGCAGGAAGGCGCGCCCGGCGATGACGAGAACCTGCTCGAGCGCGGGCTCGACTCCATCCGCCTCATGAGCTTGGTCGAGCGCTGGCGGAATGCCGGCACCGAGGTCACCTTCGTGGAGCTGGCCGAGCGTCCGACGCTGAATGACTGGTACGCGATGCTGACCTCCACCGCCCAGCCCCCCATGCAGGTGGCCGCGGCGCTCCAGCACGGAATCCGGCCCAACGCGTAG
- a CDS encoding (2,3-dihydroxybenzoyl)adenylate synthase yields the protein MTASVSPQAPSPLPGCTAWPEEFATRYRQAGYWRGETFGQMLRERAQRHGDRTALVAGTQRWSYREFDERTDRLVAGFHALGIQPRDRVVVQLPNIAEFFEVVFALFRLGALPVFALPAHRSAEINYFCEFTEAAAYVIADKHAGFDYRTLAEKVRAAVPGLRHVIVVGDAGPFTPLHQLYASPLEGLPGPTPSDVAFFQLSGGSTGVPKLIPRTHDDYIYSLRGSVEICQLDETSVYLCALPAAHNFPLSSPGVLGTFYAGGTAVLALHPSPDYAFPLIERERVTFTALVPPLAMIWMDAAKSRRHDLSSLKVLQVGGARLSAEAAQRVRPTLGCGLQQVYGMAEGLVNYTRLDDPEELIVATQGRPISPDDEIRVVDEDGQEVAPGETGQLLTRGPYTIRGYYKAEAHNARAFTADGFYCTGDLVRVTPEGYMVVEGRAKDQINRGGDKIAAEEVENHLLAHPSVHDAAVISIPDPFLGERTCAFVIPREATPTAATLTSFLRERGLAAYKIPDRVEFVTAFPQTGVGKVSKKALRETLTRR from the coding sequence GTGACCGCTTCCGTTTCTCCGCAGGCCCCCTCCCCTCTTCCCGGGTGTACGGCCTGGCCCGAGGAGTTCGCCACGCGCTACCGCCAGGCAGGCTACTGGCGGGGGGAGACCTTCGGCCAGATGCTGCGCGAGCGCGCCCAGCGCCACGGGGACCGCACGGCCCTGGTGGCCGGGACGCAGCGCTGGAGCTATCGCGAGTTCGACGAGCGGACCGACCGGCTGGTGGCCGGCTTCCATGCCCTGGGCATCCAGCCCCGGGACCGCGTGGTGGTGCAGTTGCCCAACATCGCCGAGTTCTTCGAGGTCGTCTTCGCGCTGTTCCGCCTGGGCGCCCTGCCGGTGTTCGCGCTCCCCGCGCACCGCAGCGCGGAGATCAACTACTTCTGCGAGTTCACCGAGGCGGCGGCCTACGTCATCGCCGACAAGCACGCGGGGTTCGACTACCGCACGCTGGCCGAGAAGGTCCGCGCCGCCGTGCCGGGCCTGCGCCACGTGATTGTCGTGGGCGACGCGGGGCCGTTCACGCCCCTGCATCAACTCTACGCCTCGCCGCTGGAAGGCCTGCCCGGGCCCACGCCCAGCGACGTGGCCTTCTTCCAGCTCTCGGGGGGCAGCACCGGCGTTCCCAAGCTCATCCCGCGCACCCACGACGACTACATCTACAGCCTGCGCGGCAGCGTGGAGATCTGCCAGCTCGACGAGACGAGCGTGTACCTGTGCGCGTTGCCCGCCGCGCACAACTTCCCGCTCAGCTCGCCGGGGGTGCTTGGAACCTTCTACGCCGGAGGGACCGCCGTGCTGGCCCTGCACCCCAGCCCGGATTACGCCTTTCCCCTGATCGAGCGTGAGCGCGTCACCTTCACCGCGCTGGTGCCCCCGCTGGCGATGATCTGGATGGATGCCGCCAAGTCCCGGCGGCATGACCTGTCCAGCTTGAAGGTGCTCCAGGTGGGCGGGGCCCGGCTCAGCGCCGAGGCCGCCCAGCGCGTGCGGCCCACCCTGGGCTGCGGGCTGCAGCAGGTCTATGGCATGGCCGAGGGCCTGGTGAACTACACCCGGCTGGACGACCCCGAGGAGCTCATCGTCGCCACCCAGGGCCGGCCCATCTCCCCCGATGACGAGATCCGGGTTGTCGATGAGGACGGCCAGGAGGTCGCCCCCGGGGAGACCGGCCAGCTCCTGACCCGGGGCCCCTACACCATCCGCGGCTACTACAAGGCCGAGGCCCACAACGCCCGGGCGTTCACCGCCGATGGCTTCTATTGCACGGGCGATCTGGTGCGGGTGACGCCGGAAGGCTACATGGTGGTGGAGGGCCGGGCGAAGGATCAGATCAACCGTGGCGGGGACAAGATCGCCGCCGAGGAGGTGGAGAACCACTTGCTGGCGCACCCCTCGGTCCATGACGCCGCGGTGATCTCCATCCCGGACCCCTTCCTGGGCGAGCGCACCTGCGCGTTCGTCATTCCGCGCGAGGCCACGCCCACCGCCGCGACGCTCACCTCCTTCCTGAGGGAGCGCGGCCTGGCGGCCTACAAGATTCCGGACCGTGTCGAATTCGTCACCGCGTTCCCGCAGACCGGCGTCGGCAAGGTCAGCAAGAAGGCCCTGCGCGAAACCCTGACCCGCCGCTAG